A window of Chitinophaga sp. MM2321 contains these coding sequences:
- a CDS encoding SDR family NAD(P)-dependent oxidoreductase: protein MDRFNHKIAVITGGATGIGMAVAHRLGKEGAVVALFDRDASALKSTVEAFQQEGIHAEGYLTDISDETQVSASLLAVEKKWQQIDILVHAAGIVGPTATSITAYTTADFDQIYDVNLKGTFLITKYTLQIMEKRQQGRILLIASIAGKEGNPGMVGYSTTKAGVIGLVKGVAKEYATTQITVNGLAPAVIRTPMNDGTSAEQLAYMTAKIPMERLGTVAEVAAMSCFIVSDENSFSTGFIYDISGGRATY, encoded by the coding sequence ATGGATCGGTTTAATCATAAAATAGCAGTCATCACGGGCGGTGCAACCGGTATCGGGATGGCTGTAGCACACCGGCTGGGAAAGGAGGGAGCCGTAGTCGCACTTTTTGATAGAGACGCTTCCGCTTTAAAAAGTACGGTGGAAGCGTTCCAACAGGAAGGGATACACGCAGAAGGATATTTAACCGATATCAGTGATGAAACACAGGTGTCAGCAAGCCTTTTGGCGGTGGAGAAGAAGTGGCAGCAGATCGATATCCTGGTGCATGCCGCCGGCATTGTTGGTCCTACCGCTACCAGCATTACTGCGTACACAACAGCCGATTTTGATCAGATATATGATGTTAATCTGAAAGGTACTTTTCTGATCACAAAATATACCTTACAAATAATGGAGAAGCGACAGCAGGGCAGGATATTATTGATTGCCTCTATTGCCGGCAAAGAAGGCAACCCCGGAATGGTGGGTTATTCCACTACCAAAGCTGGTGTTATAGGGCTTGTTAAAGGGGTGGCGAAGGAATATGCAACCACACAGATTACGGTTAACGGACTGGCACCTGCTGTGATCAGAACACCGATGAATGATGGTACCTCTGCGGAACAACTGGCCTATATGACAGCGAAAATACCGATGGAACGATTAGGTACGGTTGCAGAAGTAGCAGCTATGTCTTGTTTTATAGTGTCTGATGAAAATAGTTTTTCTACAGGATTTATCTATGATATTTCCGGTGGCAGGGCCACCTACTAG
- a CDS encoding RagB/SusD family nutrient uptake outer membrane protein, which translates to MRYIFLMTIAAAFMVSGCSKSFLDKKPDDRITTDNFWADESDANLALYGVYNVLHQDFVYGYGGGFDACTPNAYQWAHWEGMEQQVGNGSISANDAGIVSGRWQKCYTGINRANTFIENIDKVPMDDQLKEQMKGEIFFLRGVFYALLANSYGGVPVFTKTISADEARTLKRNTEEETWTQVHADYDEAIKRLGTTAPITGRATLGAALAMKMRAYLYKGNWDKVLEYTAKIDALNKYSLFPSYHGLFQLANENNAEVIFDVEYMDGPFTQGSLFDRHWQPQNMKYGIDGSNSVAPIQNLVDAYETIDGTPVNPATPYVNRDPRLDFTILRPGAYFQGQLYPVEIKNHTGQKVGFSIRKYTIETQQVVAGQEPLNFIVFRYADVILSKAEALIEKGTDVPAAIKLINQIRTSRTDVKIKPLPTDLSQTDARIKLRHERRIEFALEGVYWDDIRRWGIGKDIYPVQVRGADGGLIETKFGNGYVQSKSMYLPISNNEISLNQNLTQNPGY; encoded by the coding sequence ATGAGATATATATTCTTAATGACGATAGCCGCGGCATTCATGGTAAGTGGTTGCTCGAAATCTTTCCTGGATAAAAAGCCGGATGACCGTATCACTACAGATAATTTCTGGGCAGACGAATCTGATGCCAACCTGGCCTTGTATGGTGTATATAATGTTTTGCATCAGGACTTTGTATATGGTTATGGCGGCGGATTTGACGCCTGTACACCCAATGCCTACCAGTGGGCTCACTGGGAAGGTATGGAACAACAGGTAGGCAACGGCAGCATTTCAGCCAACGATGCCGGCATTGTAAGTGGCCGCTGGCAGAAGTGTTATACCGGTATTAACCGGGCCAATACTTTTATCGAAAACATCGACAAAGTACCGATGGATGATCAGCTGAAAGAGCAGATGAAAGGTGAAATCTTTTTTTTAAGAGGCGTCTTTTATGCCTTGCTCGCAAATAGTTATGGTGGCGTACCGGTATTTACCAAAACGATCAGCGCCGACGAAGCCCGCACCCTGAAACGTAATACAGAAGAAGAAACATGGACGCAGGTACATGCTGATTATGATGAAGCGATCAAAAGACTGGGCACCACCGCACCTATAACAGGCAGGGCTACACTGGGCGCTGCACTGGCCATGAAAATGCGCGCTTACCTGTACAAAGGCAACTGGGATAAAGTACTGGAGTATACCGCTAAAATTGATGCATTAAACAAGTATAGCCTGTTCCCCAGCTATCACGGCTTATTTCAGCTGGCGAATGAAAATAATGCTGAAGTAATCTTCGACGTGGAATATATGGATGGCCCCTTCACCCAGGGAAGTTTATTTGACCGCCACTGGCAGCCGCAGAATATGAAATATGGTATCGATGGTTCCAATTCCGTTGCACCTATTCAGAATTTAGTGGATGCCTATGAAACCATCGACGGCACACCGGTAAATCCCGCAACCCCTTATGTAAACAGGGATCCACGGCTGGACTTTACCATTCTGCGCCCCGGTGCTTATTTCCAGGGACAGCTGTATCCTGTTGAAATTAAAAATCATACCGGGCAGAAAGTTGGTTTCAGCATCAGGAAATATACCATAGAAACCCAGCAGGTAGTAGCCGGACAAGAGCCTTTGAATTTTATTGTTTTCCGTTACGCAGATGTAATACTCTCCAAAGCGGAAGCATTAATAGAAAAAGGAACAGATGTACCAGCGGCTATTAAACTGATTAACCAAATCCGTACTTCCCGTACAGATGTAAAAATCAAGCCATTACCCACCGACCTTTCCCAGACAGACGCCCGTATAAAGCTGCGTCATGAAAGAAGAATAGAGTTTGCGCTGGAAGGTGTTTATTGGGATGATATCAGACGTTGGGGCATTGGTAAGGACATCTACCCCGTTCAGGTGCGCGGCGCTGATGGCGGACTGATTGAAACAAAATTTGGTAATGGATATGTACAGAGTAAATCCATGTACCTGCCGATTTCCAATAATGAAATTTCTTTAAATCAGAACCTGACACAAAATCCAGGGTATTAA
- a CDS encoding glycoside hydrolase family 32 protein: MMTKLKYLLLFAVLTACSNAIKQGKEGTTYHEKHRPQIHFSPKANWMNDPNGMVYFNNQYHLFFQHYPDSNVWGPMHWGHATSKDLIHWEQQPIALYPDSLGYIYSGSEVVDSNNTSGFGKDGKIPLVAIFTHHDTLIQNAGRDDYEKQSLAYSLDDGKTWTKYENNPVLRNPGIRDFRDPKVMWFEAGKKWVMTLATKDRITFYGSPDLKNWTKESEFGQQEGSHEGVWECPDLFSLDYNGEQVWVLLVSVSSGGPGGGSATQYFTGQFDGNKFTASDKEIKWVDYGPDNYAGITWSNTGKRKIFLGWMSNWHYATLVPTQQWRSANTIPRELGITKAGDKWLLTAQPVTELDVLEGKTVRAINVDVTDYDLTGKAGKVSGPVKLHLTADKIESFAITISNDSAQKVVMGYDKENNQFYIDRTQSGKADFQDGFAAKHTAPRFSNSPELDMTIVLDNASVELFADKGLSVMTDIFFPDQVFSNIRIQSPAHFSMKSLQLTPLKSIWE, from the coding sequence ATGATGACAAAATTAAAATACCTCCTGCTGTTTGCGGTGCTAACTGCTTGCAGCAATGCAATTAAGCAAGGGAAGGAGGGTACAACTTATCACGAAAAACACCGGCCTCAAATCCATTTTAGCCCCAAAGCAAACTGGATGAATGATCCTAACGGAATGGTTTATTTCAATAACCAGTATCACCTGTTTTTTCAGCATTATCCGGACAGTAATGTCTGGGGGCCTATGCATTGGGGCCATGCTACCAGCAAAGACCTTATCCACTGGGAGCAACAGCCCATCGCTTTGTACCCCGACAGCCTGGGCTATATTTATTCCGGAAGCGAAGTGGTGGATAGTAATAATACAAGTGGTTTCGGCAAAGATGGGAAAATTCCCCTGGTGGCCATCTTTACCCACCATGATACCCTTATCCAGAACGCAGGCAGGGATGATTATGAAAAACAAAGTCTTGCCTATAGCCTGGATGATGGAAAAACATGGACCAAATATGAAAATAATCCTGTGTTGAGAAACCCGGGAATAAGGGATTTCCGGGATCCTAAAGTGATGTGGTTTGAAGCAGGCAAAAAATGGGTGATGACGCTGGCTACCAAAGACCGGATTACTTTTTATGGCTCACCTGATCTGAAGAACTGGACTAAGGAAAGTGAATTTGGCCAGCAGGAAGGATCTCACGAAGGTGTTTGGGAATGTCCTGATCTGTTCTCCCTGGATTACAATGGAGAACAGGTATGGGTATTGCTGGTAAGCGTCAGCTCCGGAGGTCCTGGTGGAGGATCTGCCACACAATATTTTACCGGACAGTTTGATGGTAATAAATTTACTGCCTCAGATAAGGAAATTAAATGGGTGGATTACGGACCTGATAACTATGCGGGTATCACCTGGTCGAACACCGGCAAACGCAAAATATTCCTCGGATGGATGAGCAACTGGCATTATGCTACTCTGGTGCCTACACAGCAATGGCGAAGCGCCAATACTATCCCCAGGGAGTTAGGGATCACGAAAGCAGGGGATAAATGGTTGCTCACTGCCCAACCGGTTACAGAGCTGGATGTACTCGAAGGAAAAACAGTCAGAGCAATAAATGTGGATGTAACAGACTATGACCTTACCGGTAAAGCCGGAAAGGTGTCGGGTCCTGTAAAACTGCACCTCACTGCGGACAAAATAGAAAGTTTCGCTATTACAATTTCAAATGACTCTGCTCAGAAAGTAGTAATGGGTTATGACAAAGAAAATAATCAGTTTTATATAGACAGAACCCAATCCGGCAAAGCTGATTTCCAGGATGGTTTTGCTGCAAAGCATACTGCTCCCCGGTTTTCAAATAGTCCTGAACTGGATATGACCATTGTATTGGACAATGCATCTGTAGAACTTTTCGCGGATAAAGGTCTTTCTGTAATGACGGATATATTTTTCCCCGACCAGGTATTCTCTAATATCCGGATCCAGTCACCGGCTCATTTTAGCATGAAATCATTACAACTAACGCCTTTAAAAAGTATTTGGGAATAG
- a CDS encoding TonB-dependent receptor — protein MKQPVTRFLSGRASSRRILLLLTCMLTILWGSTMAEKQSNRITLNVTDQPLEQIFKKIEAKTDYVFWYKMDVLKKAQPVTIKVNDQDILQVLESIFKNQDLTYTIEKNIIAIREKQPEGITGINPLIAPLAVIKGKVLNDDGEPLPGVTIKTKSNKVFATTDEHGLFTIKVDPGETLIFSYIGYEASEVIIKSEEALTITMKPSSDKLSEVVVVGYGTQKRANLTGAVATINYDKALENRPITNPSQALAGKVAGVFVSQNSGSPGSDGATLRIRGFGTLNNTDPLILIDGIEGKLAEVNPSDIASITILKDAASAAIYGSRAANGIVLVTTKRGSYNSEPVISYNGYYGLQQLGKKYDRINNSEQFMKMWNTAVVNSGGDPLFPQNVIDDFSKNKDPYLYPNTDFYKEIFRTAPITEHNISVRGGSAKQNFFLSANYLSQDGIIRQTDSKRYGVNFSINNKVKDWLEIGGRVQITRKITNSPVDGINRVYYIMSNGAYPFIAPYTADGRFGATQALRPDGSPIVDSRNPLADLYNGNSQYANNFFRANLNATANITKDLTFKTMFTGQSNNNRQDKYNQLNYVYTAGGVQGKVLDYPSQISPYRANNEEFYWVYYNTLNYTKSFNNTHNFSAIVGMQAESYQLKNMFAQKSDPPKSGLNEVDAGTSNVQASGNTTEWSMLGYFGRVNYNYKEKYLLEGNIRADASSRFREGNRWGYFPSVSAGWAMEKEEFIKNIPAISQLKLRASWGQLGNQNISNNYPYIGSVTQTNGTSYTAGGQFAPGAAITALVDPNISWETTTSTDIGLDVGLFNNALSFELDYFNKNTDQILVQLPISTVLGQVSAPIQNIGKMNNKGFEISANYHSPEYSSGFSYSIGANFTYIKNVVTKFREDAPDQLWLIREGLPYKMLYGFKSIGVFQSDKEASDYMSNNGYVPVAGDLKYEDVNGDGKLDFNDKQSLGNTLPKYTYGATFNANYKNWSLNIVTQGLAGISGYNQSAWTTPLGISGGTLLTRWENAWTPENHSNTLPRIVVNDTWNRYESSFWIQNMSYFKIKNVQLSYQLPASLLQRIHFKGGSIYANVQNLPSFTSKGYFGFDPEQNTFENGSGVYPTPVITSFGINLQL, from the coding sequence ATGAAACAACCCGTTACGCGATTCCTTTCGGGAAGGGCATCTTCCCGTAGAATACTGTTGCTGCTAACCTGCATGCTGACTATCCTCTGGGGCAGCACCATGGCCGAAAAGCAATCCAACAGAATCACATTGAATGTTACCGATCAACCACTTGAACAGATCTTTAAAAAGATTGAAGCAAAAACAGATTATGTATTCTGGTACAAAATGGATGTGCTGAAGAAAGCGCAACCTGTAACCATAAAAGTGAACGATCAGGATATTTTGCAGGTACTGGAAAGCATCTTTAAAAACCAGGACCTCACTTACACCATTGAAAAAAACATCATTGCTATCAGGGAAAAACAACCAGAGGGCATCACCGGTATCAATCCGCTGATAGCCCCGCTGGCGGTGATTAAAGGGAAAGTACTCAACGATGACGGAGAGCCTTTACCCGGTGTTACCATTAAAACCAAAAGCAACAAAGTATTTGCCACCACTGATGAACACGGCCTTTTTACCATTAAAGTTGACCCCGGAGAAACACTTATCTTTTCTTACATCGGTTATGAGGCTTCTGAAGTAATCATAAAATCGGAAGAAGCCCTGACCATCACCATGAAACCCTCTTCCGATAAATTATCAGAAGTAGTGGTAGTTGGATATGGTACACAAAAGCGCGCTAATTTAACCGGCGCCGTAGCGACCATCAATTACGACAAAGCCCTGGAAAACAGGCCCATCACCAATCCCAGCCAGGCTTTGGCTGGTAAAGTAGCCGGTGTATTCGTGAGCCAGAACTCCGGATCACCGGGCAGCGATGGCGCCACCTTGCGTATCCGTGGTTTTGGTACGCTGAATAATACCGATCCCCTCATCCTCATAGATGGTATTGAAGGCAAACTTGCAGAAGTAAATCCTTCGGATATCGCCAGCATTACCATCCTGAAAGATGCAGCATCCGCCGCTATTTATGGTTCCCGTGCTGCAAATGGTATTGTGCTGGTAACCACAAAAAGAGGTAGCTATAATTCAGAACCTGTCATCTCCTACAATGGCTACTATGGCTTACAGCAACTGGGTAAAAAATATGACCGCATTAATAACAGTGAACAATTTATGAAAATGTGGAACACGGCTGTGGTAAACAGTGGCGGAGATCCCCTGTTTCCACAGAATGTGATTGATGATTTCAGTAAAAATAAAGATCCGTATCTCTACCCGAATACTGATTTTTATAAAGAAATATTCCGCACTGCTCCTATTACCGAACATAATATCTCTGTAAGAGGTGGTTCTGCGAAACAGAATTTCTTCCTGTCTGCCAATTATCTTTCACAGGACGGGATTATTCGTCAGACTGACAGTAAACGTTATGGGGTAAATTTTTCCATCAACAACAAAGTAAAAGACTGGCTGGAAATAGGTGGCCGTGTACAGATCACCCGCAAGATTACCAACAGCCCGGTGGATGGTATTAACCGTGTTTACTACATCATGTCAAACGGTGCTTATCCTTTTATAGCACCTTATACAGCAGACGGCCGTTTCGGCGCCACACAGGCATTACGTCCGGATGGCTCTCCTATCGTGGATTCCCGCAACCCGTTGGCCGACTTATATAATGGCAACAGCCAGTATGCCAATAATTTCTTCAGGGCCAATCTGAATGCTACCGCAAACATCACAAAGGACCTGACTTTCAAAACGATGTTTACCGGTCAGTCCAACAACAACCGCCAGGATAAATACAACCAGCTCAATTATGTATATACCGCTGGTGGCGTACAGGGCAAGGTGCTGGATTATCCTTCGCAGATTTCTCCATACCGGGCTAATAATGAAGAGTTTTACTGGGTATATTATAACACCCTCAACTATACGAAATCATTTAACAACACGCATAACTTCTCTGCTATCGTGGGTATGCAGGCAGAGTCTTACCAGTTGAAGAATATGTTTGCACAGAAATCTGATCCGCCTAAATCCGGATTGAATGAAGTAGATGCCGGTACCAGTAATGTACAGGCTTCTGGCAACACTACAGAATGGAGTATGCTGGGTTATTTCGGAAGGGTAAACTACAACTACAAGGAAAAATACCTGCTGGAAGGTAACATCCGCGCAGATGCGTCTTCCCGTTTCAGGGAAGGAAACCGCTGGGGATATTTCCCGTCAGTATCCGCAGGATGGGCCATGGAAAAGGAAGAATTCATTAAAAACATTCCGGCTATTTCACAATTGAAATTACGCGCATCCTGGGGACAACTTGGTAATCAGAACATCAGCAATAACTATCCTTATATCGGGTCTGTTACACAAACTAACGGTACCAGCTATACGGCGGGTGGACAATTTGCACCGGGTGCAGCTATCACTGCACTGGTGGATCCGAATATCAGCTGGGAAACCACTACCAGTACGGATATTGGCCTGGATGTCGGTTTGTTTAATAATGCACTGTCTTTTGAACTGGATTATTTTAACAAGAATACAGATCAGATCCTGGTGCAACTGCCTATTTCTACAGTATTAGGACAAGTAAGCGCACCTATCCAGAATATCGGGAAGATGAATAACAAAGGATTTGAAATATCAGCCAATTATCATTCTCCTGAATATAGCTCCGGCTTCAGTTATTCCATCGGAGCGAATTTCACCTATATCAAAAATGTGGTGACCAAGTTCCGGGAAGATGCACCGGATCAGCTGTGGCTGATCAGAGAAGGGCTTCCCTACAAAATGCTGTATGGTTTTAAATCAATCGGTGTATTTCAATCTGATAAGGAAGCCAGTGATTACATGAGTAACAACGGGTACGTTCCCGTGGCTGGTGATCTGAAATATGAAGATGTGAATGGTGATGGTAAACTGGATTTTAACGATAAACAATCGTTGGGGAATACTTTACCTAAATACACTTATGGTGCTACATTCAATGCCAACTATAAAAACTGGAGCCTGAATATTGTTACGCAGGGACTGGCAGGTATCAGTGGTTACAATCAGAGTGCATGGACTACCCCACTGGGTATTTCCGGTGGTACCCTGCTCACCAGGTGGGAAAACGCCTGGACACCTGAAAACCATAGCAATACTTTACCCCGTATAGTCGTAAACGATACCTGGAACAGGTATGAGTCTTCTTTCTGGATACAGAACATGAGTTACTTTAAGATCAAGAATGTACAGTTGTCGTACCAGCTGCCTGCATCTTTACTGCAAAGGATTCATTTCAAAGGCGGCAGCATCTATGCCAATGTGCAGAACCTGCCATCTTTTACCAGTAAAGGATACTTCGGCTTTGATCCGGAGCAGAACACATTCGAAAACGGTAGCGGTGTTTATCCGACACCTGTTATCACTTCTTTTGGTATTAATCTGCAACTTTAA
- a CDS encoding RagB/SusD family nutrient uptake outer membrane protein produces the protein MKKLSTSIYIVLLSLSILSCNKGFLDREPLTSYSDATVWGDINLVKAYVNDLYTVLPDGGGVRALLLSPACDEGFNKFDYNGVRSIINAGALTPDNIGSFDVWKNTYSQIQKQNIFIGRIGEVPGDATDINLLKGQVHYLRAYSYFTLTRDYGGVPLITKQVKLDDNFDIPRASFEECLDFMIAELDEAATLLSAGYTAEEDKGRITAAAALALKSRILLYAASPLWNPTNDLAKWEKASKAAKAVIDLPGYHLIQSNESPYPQIFSTNFNAEIIFSRANNQDYGYHIFDTWLSPNSYHGWAVHVPTQNLVDAFNMANGKMIDEAGSGYNPQDPYAGRDPRFYADIVYDGRGYRRSGDLEYRGASGNVAEFFEGGLDSDAGLEEWNNSLTRYTFRKYCDTTFNMAAINQSNQPWIISRLAEIYLNYAEAEYHLGHQDVTREYINLVRARAGVTTIPVATKDAELLKRIYNERQVELCLEGHRYYDVRRWKIAEITENKPVRQVIITRLPDGSRKFVYQDLENRVFHAPQNYLLPIPLYELQRTTSLTQNPGYN, from the coding sequence ATGAAGAAATTATCAACTAGCATATATATCGTTTTACTGTCTCTTTCCATCCTGTCTTGTAATAAAGGCTTTTTAGACAGGGAGCCTCTCACTTCTTATTCTGACGCTACTGTGTGGGGGGATATAAACCTCGTGAAGGCATATGTAAATGATCTTTACACCGTACTACCCGATGGAGGAGGCGTAAGGGCGCTGCTGCTATCTCCTGCATGTGATGAAGGGTTCAATAAGTTTGATTATAATGGGGTGAGAAGTATCATTAATGCAGGCGCCTTAACCCCAGACAATATCGGTTCTTTTGATGTATGGAAGAATACCTATTCACAGATACAAAAACAAAATATCTTTATCGGAAGGATCGGTGAGGTACCCGGTGATGCAACCGATATTAATTTGTTAAAAGGGCAGGTGCATTACCTGAGAGCTTATAGTTACTTTACGCTCACCCGCGACTATGGCGGCGTACCATTAATCACCAAACAGGTTAAACTCGATGATAATTTTGATATCCCCAGAGCTTCTTTTGAAGAATGCCTTGATTTCATGATCGCTGAACTGGATGAAGCGGCCACCTTGTTGTCTGCCGGATACACTGCCGAAGAGGATAAAGGCAGGATCACCGCCGCCGCTGCGCTGGCATTAAAATCCAGGATTCTTTTGTATGCTGCCAGCCCTTTATGGAATCCCACCAACGATTTAGCTAAATGGGAAAAGGCTTCAAAAGCGGCCAAAGCAGTCATTGATCTGCCAGGTTACCATTTGATACAAAGTAATGAAAGCCCTTATCCACAGATATTTTCCACCAATTTTAATGCGGAAATAATTTTCTCGCGTGCCAATAACCAGGATTATGGTTATCATATTTTCGATACCTGGCTTTCTCCTAACAGCTATCATGGTTGGGCCGTTCATGTGCCTACCCAGAACCTGGTGGATGCATTCAACATGGCCAATGGCAAGATGATTGATGAGGCAGGCTCCGGATATAATCCACAGGACCCTTATGCCGGCAGGGACCCGCGTTTTTATGCGGATATCGTTTATGATGGCAGGGGATACAGAAGATCCGGGGACCTGGAGTATCGTGGCGCCAGCGGGAATGTTGCCGAATTTTTTGAAGGAGGACTGGATAGTGATGCAGGTCTTGAAGAATGGAACAATAGCCTTACCCGTTATACATTCCGTAAATATTGTGATACCACCTTTAATATGGCTGCCATTAACCAAAGTAATCAACCGTGGATCATTTCAAGATTAGCGGAAATTTATTTGAATTATGCGGAAGCTGAATATCACCTGGGACATCAGGATGTGACACGTGAGTATATCAATCTGGTGCGCGCACGCGCAGGAGTGACCACCATACCGGTTGCAACTAAAGATGCTGAATTGTTGAAAAGAATCTATAATGAAAGACAGGTGGAACTGTGCCTGGAAGGCCATCGTTATTATGATGTACGCCGCTGGAAAATTGCAGAGATAACGGAAAACAAACCGGTTAGACAGGTAATAATCACCAGGCTGCCGGATGGTTCCCGTAAGTTCGTTTACCAGGATTTGGAAAACCGCGTATTTCACGCGCCGCAGAATTATTTGTTGCCTATTCCTTTGTACGAATTGCAAAGAACTACCTCCCTTACACAAAACCCTGGATATAATTAG